The genomic region GAAAGCACCACCATCTTGTTGCAATCCTTGAGAATGGACCTGATGTATCCCATGATAGTTTTGGCACCTCTCAAATGTCATTGGCAAAACAATTTCAAGCTTCTCACCCAGGTGTACGGAAGATAGGCTTGTACGAAACAAACTTAGTTTCCTGCAATCCCCTTGGAAGGGTGACTAATGGATCCTCCTCGATGTCCAAGAGTACCCTCATTCGCCATAGTAGCTCCCCAGCTGGACTACTATCTGGATTAATTAATGAGGCTCAAGGTGCCTTTGAAAGTGGTGTGTATCATGATGAGCTCGTTAAATGCTTTCCTGAAGACCAGAGAAAATGAAGGATGGTTATTTAATTTTGTTGTATTATTCTTGTCTTGCAGGTTATCCAGAAGAAAAAAATAGGGCCACCATGGGTTTAGGAAGCTCTTGTGGAGATATCATTCCCCAAAACAGAGTTCAAATCCAAACCAGTTTTTTGCGGCAGAATAGCTCCCCTCCTGGGCTGTTATCCCAACTTTCCACAGATATGGGTGTATCTGCTATGGTTGGGTCTTCTGCAGAAAATCAAGCAGGAAACAGTTCTGATGATGGTAGCTTAGGCAGTGGGAATGTACGCCAAGGATATATTTCAAGTTTTTCAGTTGGGTCATGGGATGATGCAACAAGGCATTCTGGAAAACATTCTAGCATGCAAAATGGTATAAACTATGCTGCAAGAAAGCGTTCAAAAGAAATGGATGGGAAGGTGATGATGCAAGATCTGCATAACATAGATGCTCAGGTATAAGAAGTTCTggttagatttttgtcaaatgttgtgtctGGTTAAGTTTTAGTGAATATGCATGCTTGATAactactttcttttcttttttctgtaCATAAGAAGGTAGAGACAGGAAGTCAGGGCACATCTGCATTAGTCAATCCGTCGTACAATTTGTCAAGGTCCATATCTGCAGAACTTGCATTGGAAGAGCTCATGCAAGATTCTGTTCCCTGCAAAGTTCGTGCAAAGCGTGGATTTGCAACACACCCACGAAGCATTGCTGAGAGAGTCAGTACCAaagattttatttttcattttggttGGTTCTGAATGAAGATTtgatcatttaattattttgtgtGCCACTGCTTACTATTAGGTGTGAAGAACATGAATCAGTCATCAATCATTTCATGTTTTTCTCTGCTTACTTTTAGGTACGAAGAACACGAATC from Cryptomeria japonica chromosome 3, Sugi_1.0, whole genome shotgun sequence harbors:
- the LOC131080016 gene encoding uncharacterized protein LOC131080016 isoform X2, which gives rise to MFNNQAQSFKVGLGTSPKCLGQSESKGIQMQFSQYPMDSEKTPPIQQQTDNLDFMDVDYKPSICNVAHVDVTASMGTDLSNNFQGSFGLMRYHSAPSSFFSSLEEEENNKIISQYFSNDSSLPSQSNIKTLQQHQSSLSSSHVGENKPAKHYGEQNDYLKRNVPQLPSLNRSAGHATREDLGKHHHLVAILENGPDVSHDSFGTSQMSLAKQFQASHPGVRKIGLYETNLVSCNPLGRVTNGSSSMSKSTLIRHSSSPAGLLSGLINEAQGAFESGYPEEKNRATMGLGSSCGDIIPQNRVQIQTSFLRQNSSPPGLLSQLSTDMGVSAMVGSSAENQAGNSSDDGSLGSGNVRQGYISSFSVGSWDDATRHSGKHSSMQNGINYAARKRSKEMDGKVMMQDLHNIDAQVETGSQGTSALVNPSYNLSRSISAELALEELMQDSVPCKVRAKRGFATHPRSIAERVRRTRISERMRKLQELVPNSDKQTTNIADMLDEAVEYVKALQKQVQEFTEKQAKCTCIHIPDCTFKR
- the LOC131080016 gene encoding uncharacterized protein LOC131080016 isoform X1 yields the protein MFNNQAQSFKVGLGTSPKCLGQSESKGIQMQFSQYPMDSEKTPPIQQQTDNLDFMDVDYKPSICNVAHVDVTASMGTDLSNNFQGSFGLMRYHSAPSSFFSSLEEEENNKIISQYFSNDSSLPSQSNIKTLQQHQSSLSSSHVGENKPAKHYGEQNDYLKRNVPQLPSLNRSAGHATREDLGKHHHLVAILENGPDVSHDSFGTSQMSLAKQFQASHPGVRKIGLYETNLVSCNPLGRVTNGSSSMSKSTLIRHSSSPAGLLSGLINEAQGAFESGYPEEKNRATMGLGSSCGDIIPQNRVQIQTSFLRQNSSPPGLLSQLSTDMGVSAMVGSSAENQAGNSSDDGSLGSGNVRQGYISSFSVGSWDDATRHSGKHSSMQNGINYAARKRSKEMDGKVMMQDLHNIDAQKVETGSQGTSALVNPSYNLSRSISAELALEELMQDSVPCKVRAKRGFATHPRSIAERVRRTRISERMRKLQELVPNSDKQTTNIADMLDEAVEYVKALQKQVQEFTEKQAKCTCIHIPDCTFKR